A portion of the Edaphobacter bradus genome contains these proteins:
- a CDS encoding 2-keto-4-pentenoate hydratase, producing MMTGARRKDLINAADLLLDARRTNRPIVDLPKEVRPTTLEEAYFIQDRMSWAYEAIGGWKVGAPTPDATPSFAPMPAAWMSCSGCELRGLMHRYRGVEAEIAFHLGADLPPRETPYSREEVVAAIASMHPAIEILETALIDPSKATKLTNVADMSLHGGFVYGEAVPNWLSIDFTKESVTLAVDGSVRVERTGSNTAGDLMRLLPWLANEGASRTEGLKKGDWITTGSWTGITQCSAGSAVEIQFSTAGQAFLRFAQIPLP from the coding sequence ATGATGACCGGAGCGCGGAGAAAAGACCTGATCAATGCGGCGGATTTGTTGCTGGATGCTCGCAGGACAAACCGGCCGATTGTAGACCTCCCGAAGGAGGTTCGTCCGACAACACTCGAAGAAGCTTACTTCATCCAGGACCGGATGTCGTGGGCCTACGAGGCGATCGGAGGCTGGAAGGTTGGAGCTCCCACCCCCGACGCGACGCCATCGTTTGCGCCGATGCCCGCGGCGTGGATGTCGTGCAGCGGATGCGAACTGCGCGGGCTGATGCACCGGTACCGGGGAGTGGAGGCAGAGATCGCGTTCCACCTTGGCGCCGATCTGCCGCCACGCGAGACACCCTACTCACGCGAAGAGGTTGTTGCGGCGATTGCGAGTATGCACCCGGCGATTGAGATACTAGAGACGGCGCTAATCGATCCCTCGAAGGCCACAAAGCTGACGAACGTCGCTGATATGTCGTTGCATGGCGGCTTCGTTTACGGTGAGGCAGTTCCGAACTGGCTGAGCATCGACTTCACCAAAGAGTCGGTAACGCTGGCGGTCGATGGCTCGGTGCGCGTGGAGCGGACGGGTTCGAACACGGCAGGCGACCTGATGCGGCTGCTACCGTGGCTTGCCAACGAGGGAGCGAGCCGGACCGAAGGGTTGAAGAAAGGCGACTGGATCACGACGGGAAGCTGGACCGGGATAACGCAATGCTCCGCGGGATCGGCAGTCGAGATCCAGTTCTCGACCGCCGGACAGGCCTTTCTGCGTTTT
- the msrP gene encoding protein-methionine-sulfoxide reductase catalytic subunit MsrP, which yields MLLRKSESLESKVSSSEITPQHAFEQFNQDRRRLLTGAAVVGVGAIAATRIPGVLMPSTTVHAGEQLQAVPSKYTTSETQTPFAKATNYNNFYEFGVDKGDPAKHAHTLQTRPWTVQVTGMVKKPLTLDVDGILKYRPIESRVYRHRCVEAWSMVIPWDGYSLSDFINFCEPLPSAKYVQFVSNVNRKQMPDLPGGYDWPYTEGLRLDEAMNPLALLTFGCYGQTLPNQNGAPIRVVMPWKYGFKNAKSIVRVHFTDKQPKTTWNQINADEYGFYSNVNPKVDHPRWSQAHERRIDSSAFPRTVPTLMFNGYGDQVASLYNGMDLKRYY from the coding sequence ATGCTTCTCCGCAAGTCAGAAAGCCTTGAGTCAAAGGTCAGCTCCTCAGAGATCACTCCGCAACACGCATTTGAGCAGTTCAATCAGGATCGCCGCCGGCTGCTCACGGGCGCTGCCGTTGTCGGGGTCGGGGCAATCGCCGCCACTCGGATCCCCGGAGTCTTGATGCCTTCCACGACCGTCCACGCGGGCGAGCAGCTTCAGGCCGTCCCAAGCAAGTACACCACGTCCGAGACCCAGACCCCCTTTGCTAAGGCCACGAACTACAACAACTTCTACGAGTTTGGCGTCGACAAGGGGGATCCGGCGAAGCACGCCCACACCCTCCAGACCCGCCCTTGGACGGTCCAGGTCACTGGCATGGTCAAAAAGCCCCTCACCCTCGACGTCGACGGCATCCTCAAATATCGCCCCATCGAGAGCCGCGTCTACCGTCACCGCTGTGTCGAGGCCTGGTCCATGGTCATCCCCTGGGACGGATACTCGCTCTCCGATTTCATCAACTTCTGCGAGCCGCTGCCCAGCGCCAAGTATGTTCAGTTCGTCTCCAATGTTAACCGCAAGCAGATGCCCGACCTTCCAGGCGGCTACGACTGGCCTTACACCGAGGGGCTTCGCCTTGACGAGGCCATGAACCCGCTCGCGCTTCTGACCTTTGGCTGCTACGGACAGACGCTGCCCAACCAGAACGGCGCGCCCATCCGAGTTGTTATGCCATGGAAGTACGGCTTCAAGAACGCCAAGTCCATCGTCCGGGTTCACTTCACCGACAAGCAGCCGAAGACCACGTGGAACCAGATCAACGCCGATGAGTATGGCTTCTACTCCAACGTTAATCCGAAGGTCGATCATCCCCGCTGGAGCCAGGCCCACGAGCGCCGCATCGACAGCTCCGCCTTCCCCCGCACCGTCCCAACGCTGATGTTCAACGGGTACGGCGATCAGGTCGCCAGCCTCTACAACGGTATGGATCTCAAGAGATACTACTGA
- a CDS encoding protein-methionine-sulfoxide reductase heme-binding subunit MsrQ, with translation MSRSTIIALKFLTHVLCLLPFVWLLHFYTSGALALNPDPVNYITHFTGDWAVYTLLACLIITPLRRLSPKIAWFIRFRRLIGLYAFFYASLHLATYIFLFSGYDLPTVLTGIRAGHPGIAVEEWKQIWPTILGDVLKRRFIQVGFVAWLILLALAVTSPAFIMRAMGGKNWQRLHRLIYVAGAAAMIHYWWLVKTGVRTPWKDTAVLTVLLVARALYSAYKRLRRPVPALQPTRN, from the coding sequence ATGTCTCGATCTACCATCATTGCCCTCAAATTTCTAACGCACGTCCTCTGCCTGCTGCCTTTCGTCTGGCTGCTGCACTTCTATACCTCCGGGGCCCTTGCGCTCAATCCCGACCCCGTCAACTACATCACGCACTTTACCGGCGACTGGGCCGTCTACACCCTGCTTGCCTGCCTCATCATCACGCCTCTGCGCCGTCTCTCGCCAAAGATAGCCTGGTTCATTCGGTTTCGCAGGCTCATCGGCCTCTATGCCTTCTTTTACGCGTCGCTGCATCTTGCGACCTACATCTTTCTGTTCTCCGGCTACGATCTTCCCACTGTGCTGACTGGTATCCGCGCCGGTCATCCCGGAATCGCTGTCGAGGAGTGGAAGCAGATCTGGCCCACAATTCTGGGCGACGTCCTCAAGAGGCGCTTCATTCAGGTCGGATTCGTTGCCTGGCTCATCCTGCTGGCGCTCGCCGTCACCTCGCCAGCCTTCATCATGCGAGCCATGGGAGGCAAGAACTGGCAACGCCTCCACCGTCTCATCTACGTCGCTGGCGCCGCCGCGATGATCCACTATTGGTGGCTCGTCAAGACCGGCGTCCGCACTCCCTGGAAGGACACCGCCGTCCTCACCGTGCTTCTGGTGGCACGAGCGCTCTATAGCGCATACAAACGTCTCCGCAGGCCCGTCCCAGCTCTCCAGCCAACAAGAAATTAG
- a CDS encoding DUF1800 domain-containing protein, which yields MRVSAILLLAAALTPLYAQDDGPMQPAAKSSSHAKAARSHHPTTPIESKFAHLTERERAVQLLNRFTFGPRPGEVERVLAQGTGNWFEQQLSPGAINDDALNRRLNDYPTLNMTPEQALTVFPDRGTLQAVADGKRAYPTDPNLAAVYEVQIFKLKKDIESKKINADGTPAITQLTEAEVAEQKKLDQTAASHIAGDLFSLPKNQRMAALIKLPVEDRVAFTSYVSGDQRNLLLSEFNPREREAFYAMSSGVGTSYQIINELSQARFLRSILSERQLQEVMTDFWFNHFNIYIGKDSDQWYTTSYERDVIRKHALGKFRDLLLATATSPAMMVYLDNWLSIGPDSLANGVNTANPNSKKGNRGLNENYGREVMELHTVGVNGGYTQADVTALSAILTGWTVDRPNLAGAFQYDAKRHEPGLKQWFGHTIGVATTAGAPGSAFSSPNAGMDEGVEALTILAASPKTAHFISYKLVQRFVADDPPPALVDRMATTYMSTDGEIKAILRTLVQSPEFNSKKYFRNKVKTPMEFLASAFRTTATDPTNPGALVNTIKTMGMPLYFALPPTGYYITADHWMNSTALVDRLNFAYALTGNKFANQKFDSAHVLAIGLMSQPTVMPATTTPAASRYAETRLTTDSTSAVPVTNSSGQDFALRILEASLVGGDVSPKTNDLIHAQITQLTTPTAPPTDILNLITALVMGSPEFQLR from the coding sequence ATGCGCGTCTCTGCCATCCTCCTTCTGGCCGCAGCCCTCACTCCGCTTTACGCGCAGGATGATGGACCCATGCAGCCTGCGGCAAAGTCGTCCTCTCACGCGAAGGCAGCAAGATCACATCACCCCACAACGCCAATAGAGTCTAAGTTCGCCCATCTCACGGAGCGCGAGCGCGCGGTTCAGCTTCTCAACCGCTTCACCTTCGGCCCTCGTCCCGGTGAGGTCGAGCGTGTTCTCGCGCAGGGTACGGGCAACTGGTTCGAGCAGCAACTCAGCCCCGGAGCAATCAACGACGACGCCCTCAACCGCCGCCTCAACGACTACCCCACCCTCAACATGACTCCCGAACAGGCGCTTACGGTCTTTCCTGATCGCGGCACCCTCCAGGCCGTAGCGGACGGCAAGCGCGCCTATCCCACGGACCCCAACCTTGCTGCGGTCTACGAGGTGCAGATCTTCAAGCTGAAGAAAGATATTGAAAGCAAAAAGATCAACGCGGACGGCACTCCAGCCATCACCCAGCTGACCGAAGCTGAAGTTGCCGAACAGAAGAAACTAGACCAGACCGCTGCCTCCCACATCGCCGGCGATCTTTTCAGCCTGCCGAAGAATCAGCGCATGGCCGCGCTCATCAAGCTTCCCGTCGAAGACCGCGTCGCCTTCACGTCGTATGTCAGCGGCGACCAGCGCAATCTTCTGCTCTCCGAGTTCAACCCGCGTGAGCGCGAAGCCTTCTACGCGATGTCGTCCGGCGTCGGAACCTCGTACCAGATCATCAACGAGCTCTCGCAGGCCAGGTTTCTCCGATCCATCCTCTCCGAGCGCCAGCTTCAGGAGGTCATGACCGACTTCTGGTTCAATCACTTCAACATCTACATCGGCAAAGACTCCGACCAGTGGTATACCACCAGCTACGAGCGCGACGTTATCCGTAAACACGCCCTCGGCAAGTTTCGCGATCTGCTGCTTGCCACCGCCACAAGCCCGGCGATGATGGTCTACCTCGACAACTGGCTCTCCATCGGCCCCGACTCGCTCGCCAACGGCGTCAACACGGCCAATCCGAACTCCAAAAAGGGCAACCGAGGCCTCAACGAAAACTACGGCAGAGAAGTGATGGAACTGCACACCGTCGGCGTCAACGGCGGCTACACACAGGCCGACGTCACCGCGCTCTCCGCCATCCTCACTGGCTGGACCGTCGATCGCCCCAATCTTGCCGGCGCGTTCCAATACGACGCCAAACGCCACGAGCCCGGTCTGAAGCAATGGTTCGGTCACACCATCGGGGTCGCCACCACTGCGGGTGCCCCAGGTTCGGCATTCTCATCGCCTAACGCAGGTATGGACGAAGGCGTCGAAGCCCTCACCATCCTTGCGGCCAGCCCAAAGACCGCGCACTTCATCAGCTACAAACTCGTCCAGCGCTTCGTGGCCGACGATCCGCCGCCCGCCCTCGTCGATCGCATGGCCACGACCTACATGTCTACCGATGGCGAGATTAAAGCTATCCTCCGCACTCTCGTTCAGTCGCCCGAGTTCAACTCGAAAAAGTACTTCCGCAACAAAGTCAAAACCCCCATGGAGTTCCTCGCCTCGGCCTTCCGCACAACGGCGACTGATCCCACCAACCCCGGCGCGCTAGTCAACACCATCAAGACCATGGGCATGCCGCTGTATTTCGCGCTCCCGCCCACCGGCTACTACATCACGGCCGACCACTGGATGAACTCCACTGCGCTCGTCGATCGCCTCAACTTCGCCTACGCGCTTACGGGAAACAAGTTCGCGAATCAGAAGTTTGACTCCGCCCACGTCCTCGCCATCGGACTGATGAGCCAACCCACCGTGATGCCCGCCACAACAACGCCCGCGGCGTCTCGCTACGCCGAGACCCGACTGACCACCGATTCCACCTCAGCCGTGCCCGTCACGAACTCTTCCGGTCAGGACTTCGCCTTGCGCATCCTCGAGGCCTCGCTCGTTGGCGGCGACGTCTCGCCAAAGACCAACGATCTCATCCACGCACAGATCACGCAGCTCACCACACCGACCGCTCCACCCACCGACATCCTCAATCTGATCACAGCTCTCGTCATGGGCAGCCCCGAATTCCAGCTCCGCTAG
- a CDS encoding Gfo/Idh/MocA family protein, whose amino-acid sequence MAFETFGRRNFLRGVGSAGLMAGMPGFASIDPSRIVHEVAEPGQDADAKPKYSIKFAVCGMSHDHIYGMVGAVQRGGGVLVAAYGAEPDKVAAFAKRFPDAKMVKSEEEILDDPSIQLVLSSTVPNERAPLGIKVMKRGKDYLSDKPGATTLEQIDEIRKTIAETKRIYAILYSERLEVKAAVKAGELVQAGAIGRVIQTINIAPHQIVQHGVDPYAGGAGGRPDWFWEPVKYGGILCDIGSHQVDQFLFYTGSKEAEVVASQVANVAHPQRPKFQDFGDMMLRGDRGFGYVRLDWFTPDGLGTWGDGRLFILGTEGYIEVRKYTDVARSKQGNNLFIVDKNQARYIDCNNVTLPFGPQFVSDIVNRTHTAQDQTQCLLAAELVVRAQMKATHVQLKA is encoded by the coding sequence ATGGCTTTTGAGACGTTTGGACGGCGGAACTTTTTGCGTGGCGTGGGTTCGGCGGGGTTGATGGCAGGGATGCCGGGGTTTGCAAGCATCGATCCCTCACGGATCGTGCATGAAGTGGCTGAGCCGGGGCAGGATGCGGACGCGAAGCCGAAGTACTCGATCAAGTTTGCCGTTTGCGGGATGAGCCATGACCACATCTATGGAATGGTGGGCGCGGTGCAGCGCGGCGGCGGAGTGTTGGTCGCGGCGTACGGAGCGGAGCCGGACAAGGTGGCCGCATTTGCAAAGAGATTTCCGGACGCAAAGATGGTGAAGTCGGAGGAAGAGATTCTGGACGATCCTTCGATTCAGCTGGTACTGAGCTCGACAGTCCCGAATGAGCGGGCTCCGCTGGGAATCAAGGTGATGAAGCGCGGCAAGGACTACCTGAGCGACAAACCAGGCGCGACGACGCTTGAGCAGATCGACGAGATTCGCAAGACGATTGCGGAGACGAAGCGGATTTACGCGATTCTCTACAGCGAGCGGCTGGAGGTGAAGGCCGCGGTGAAGGCGGGCGAGCTGGTTCAGGCAGGCGCGATCGGAAGAGTGATCCAGACAATTAACATCGCACCGCACCAGATCGTGCAGCATGGTGTGGACCCGTATGCGGGTGGCGCGGGAGGCAGGCCGGATTGGTTCTGGGAGCCGGTGAAGTATGGCGGGATTCTCTGCGATATCGGATCGCACCAGGTAGACCAGTTCCTCTTCTACACGGGCTCGAAGGAGGCCGAGGTCGTGGCCTCGCAGGTGGCGAATGTCGCGCACCCGCAGCGGCCAAAGTTCCAGGACTTTGGCGACATGATGCTAAGGGGCGACAGGGGCTTTGGCTATGTGCGGCTGGACTGGTTCACTCCTGACGGCCTCGGAACATGGGGCGATGGGAGGCTGTTCATCCTGGGGACCGAGGGCTATATCGAGGTCCGCAAGTACACCGATGTCGCGCGGTCGAAGCAGGGGAACAATCTGTTCATCGTAGACAAGAACCAGGCGCGGTATATCGACTGCAATAACGTGACGCTTCCCTTCGGTCCGCAGTTCGTCTCGGACATCGTGAACCGCACGCATACGGCTCAGGACCAGACGCAGTGTCTGCTGGCGGCTGAGCTTGTGGTGCGGGCGCAGATGAAGGCGACGCATGTGCAGTTGAAGGCATAG
- the pdxH gene encoding pyridoxamine 5'-phosphate oxidase: protein MNVKAVEAAAEPIAVFRDWLKEARKQEINDPNAAALATASRDGAPSVRMVLVKGVDDRGFSFFTNAQSRKGIELAENPRAAMCFHWKTLRRQVRVEGSVTELPPSETDAYFHSRSRQSQLGAAVSKQSRVLGSPETLVAMVRDLEVRTPGEIQRPEWWKGYVLKPERVEFWIDGKDRLHDRILFERSGTVWIKHRLYP from the coding sequence ATGAACGTGAAGGCGGTTGAAGCGGCAGCAGAACCGATTGCAGTGTTTCGCGATTGGCTTAAAGAGGCACGGAAGCAGGAGATCAATGATCCTAATGCCGCGGCACTGGCTACGGCGAGCCGTGACGGCGCTCCCAGCGTGCGCATGGTGCTGGTGAAGGGTGTTGATGACCGGGGGTTTAGCTTCTTCACCAATGCCCAGAGCCGTAAAGGCATTGAGCTCGCCGAAAACCCGCGGGCGGCTATGTGCTTCCATTGGAAGACGTTGCGGCGACAGGTGAGGGTTGAGGGTTCTGTGACGGAGCTGCCCCCCTCGGAGACGGACGCCTACTTCCATAGCCGATCACGGCAGAGCCAGCTTGGCGCAGCGGTCTCCAAACAGAGCCGGGTTCTGGGGAGCCCAGAGACCTTAGTGGCGATGGTGCGGGACCTGGAGGTCAGGACTCCCGGCGAGATTCAGCGTCCGGAGTGGTGGAAAGGCTACGTGCTCAAGCCCGAGCGCGTGGAGTTCTGGATCGATGGGAAGGACCGGCTTCATGACCGGATTCTGTTTGAGCGCAGCGGGACCGTGTGGATCAAGCATCGGCTGTATCCGTAG
- the rpsP gene encoding 30S ribosomal protein S16 produces the protein MIRLARVGARKQPHYRIVVIEKDRARNGRSVEVVGTYNPRTNPASVELKRDRIDYWTSKGAQLSERVGKLLTKAPAVETAPAA, from the coding sequence ATGATTCGTTTGGCGCGCGTTGGAGCGCGCAAGCAGCCCCACTACCGTATCGTCGTAATTGAGAAGGATCGCGCACGCAATGGCCGTTCCGTCGAGGTCGTGGGAACCTACAACCCGCGCACGAACCCGGCTTCCGTTGAGTTGAAGCGCGACCGGATCGACTATTGGACCAGCAAAGGGGCTCAGCTGTCAGAGCGCGTTGGCAAATTGCTCACCAAGGCTCCCGCAGTCGAGACTGCACCTGCCGCCTAG
- a CDS encoding KH domain-containing protein, translated as MVQATQAATGNDYVKSMMDLVTEIACALVDNPESVSVEAIDENEGTVLRLHVAQSDVGKVIGKQGRTARSLRTILAAASMKMKHRFALDIVEENQPPSQP; from the coding sequence ATGGTACAGGCCACGCAAGCAGCGACCGGGAACGACTACGTGAAGAGCATGATGGACCTCGTAACCGAGATCGCCTGTGCCTTGGTAGACAATCCAGAGAGCGTCTCAGTTGAAGCGATCGATGAGAATGAAGGTACAGTTCTGCGCCTTCATGTTGCACAGAGCGATGTGGGCAAAGTAATTGGAAAGCAGGGAAGAACTGCCCGATCGTTGCGGACCATTCTCGCCGCAGCCAGCATGAAGATGAAGCACCGCTTCGCGCTGGATATCGTCGAAGAGAACCAACCTCCCTCGCAGCCATGA
- the rimM gene encoding ribosome maturation factor RimM (Essential for efficient processing of 16S rRNA), which produces MLNDLPSWIVLAHLLRPQGRKGELLADLLTDFPERFSQRASVFLAPQGFKGSRSEAREVEVISSWLPVGRNQGRVVLHFAGIDSITDAESVAGLDVIVPLEERLPLDEESVYISDLVGCVVYNGSSPVGLIEEVQFPATPDGSRRLDEAAPLLVVRAEKGDEVLIPFAKAFLRNVDTKAKRIEMMLPAGLLEVNRPAEES; this is translated from the coding sequence ATGCTGAATGACCTCCCTTCATGGATCGTTCTGGCGCACCTTCTACGGCCGCAGGGCCGCAAAGGGGAGCTCCTGGCCGATCTGCTAACAGACTTTCCCGAGCGCTTCAGCCAGAGGGCCAGTGTCTTTCTCGCGCCGCAGGGGTTCAAAGGCTCCCGAAGCGAGGCGCGGGAGGTTGAGGTGATATCGTCATGGCTTCCGGTGGGCAGGAACCAGGGACGGGTTGTGCTGCACTTCGCAGGGATCGATTCCATCACGGACGCTGAGTCCGTGGCGGGACTCGATGTCATCGTGCCATTGGAAGAGCGGCTTCCCCTGGACGAGGAATCGGTCTATATCAGCGATCTTGTTGGGTGCGTTGTCTACAACGGCTCTTCGCCTGTAGGGCTCATCGAGGAGGTGCAGTTCCCAGCCACTCCGGATGGCAGCCGACGCCTTGATGAAGCGGCGCCCTTGCTCGTGGTGAGGGCCGAGAAAGGCGACGAGGTTCTGATTCCCTTCGCAAAGGCGTTTCTCAGGAATGTCGATACGAAGGCGAAGCGCATTGAGATGATGCTTCCCGCCGGCCTGCTAGAGGTCAATCGTCCAGCGGAGGAGTCGTAG